In a single window of the Bacillus clarus genome:
- a CDS encoding histidinol phosphate phosphatase domain-containing protein, with the protein MRVDYHLHLEEGPYSIGWLAKINDALQYYEPLKEEKHSIGWLMKTQERLQRRVKEGAFTAKWIDLYLEEALRKGIKEVGIVDHLYRFHEAKGYYEKYVDISDSKLGRLQKEWLDQVRVVSLYDFTKAIEDAKKRWSKRGVTLKLGIEADYFIGGENELKELLELGDWDYVIGSVHFIDGWGFDNPDTREYFEKHELHTLYHAFFATVEKAVRSELFDIIAHLDNIKVFNYRIDENEQLSYYRKIARALVETNTATEVNAGLYYRYPVREMCPSPLYLQVLAKHGVPITLSSDAHYPNDLGKYVKENVQTLRNHGISHIATFTKRIRTMQLFEEESAPTSK; encoded by the coding sequence ATGAGAGTAGATTATCATCTTCATTTAGAAGAAGGGCCCTATTCAATAGGGTGGCTGGCCAAAATAAATGATGCACTACAATATTATGAACCGCTTAAAGAAGAAAAACATTCTATTGGCTGGCTTATGAAAACACAAGAACGCCTGCAAAGACGCGTGAAGGAAGGAGCGTTTACGGCAAAGTGGATTGATTTATATTTAGAAGAAGCTTTGCGAAAAGGAATAAAAGAAGTTGGTATTGTTGATCATTTATATCGCTTTCATGAGGCGAAAGGATATTATGAAAAGTATGTAGATATTAGTGATTCGAAGCTTGGTCGTTTACAAAAAGAGTGGTTAGATCAAGTGAGGGTAGTGTCTCTTTATGATTTTACAAAGGCGATTGAAGATGCAAAAAAGCGCTGGAGTAAACGAGGTGTAACACTTAAGCTTGGAATTGAAGCGGATTATTTTATTGGTGGTGAAAACGAGTTAAAAGAATTGCTAGAATTAGGCGATTGGGATTATGTAATCGGTTCTGTTCATTTTATAGACGGATGGGGATTTGATAACCCAGATACGAGAGAATACTTTGAAAAGCATGAGTTACATACGCTATATCATGCGTTTTTCGCGACAGTTGAAAAAGCTGTTCGCTCTGAGCTATTTGATATTATAGCTCACTTAGATAATATAAAAGTGTTTAATTATCGTATAGATGAAAATGAGCAGCTTTCGTATTATAGGAAAATTGCTCGTGCGCTAGTGGAAACAAATACGGCAACAGAAGTAAATGCAGGATTGTACTATCGTTATCCTGTGCGTGAAATGTGCCCAAGTCCTCTTTACTTACAAGTTTTAGCTAAGCATGGGGTGCCGATTACGCTCTCGTCAGATGCCCATTATCCAAATGACTTAGGAAAATACGTGAAAGAGAACGTGCAGACACTACGTAATCATGGCATTTCTCATATCGCTACATTTACGAAACGAATAAGAACGATGCAGTTATTTGAAGAAGAATCAGCGCCGACTTCAAAATGA
- a CDS encoding YozQ family protein has translation MAKQQNKQNVKATNQNYTSETNNAVHSVVQEQISDIFAEGTIDVKLGTESSDKV, from the coding sequence ATGGCGAAACAACAAAATAAACAAAATGTAAAAGCGACAAATCAAAATTATACTTCTGAAACGAACAATGCAGTCCATTCAGTTGTCCAGGAGCAAATTAGCGATATCTTTGCAGAAGGAACAATCGATGTGAAGCTTGGGACAGAATCTAGTGACAAAGTGTAA
- the hisB gene encoding imidazoleglycerol-phosphate dehydratase HisB: MRQASQVRETTETKIKLSLQLDESTNVSIQTGVGFFDHMLTLFARHGRFGLQVEAKGDVFVDAHHTVEDVGIVLGICLKEALQNKEGINRYGSAYVPMDESLGFVAIDISGRSYLVFHGELTNPKLGDYDTELTEEFFRAVAHAAHITLHARILYGSNTHHKIEALFKAFGRALREAVNKNDKIVGVNSTKGML; the protein is encoded by the coding sequence CAACTTGATGAAAGTACAAACGTTTCTATTCAAACAGGCGTTGGTTTCTTTGATCATATGCTAACTTTATTTGCAAGGCATGGACGATTTGGTTTACAAGTTGAAGCCAAAGGGGATGTGTTCGTAGATGCTCATCATACAGTTGAAGATGTTGGAATCGTACTCGGAATTTGTTTGAAAGAGGCGCTGCAAAATAAAGAAGGTATTAACCGCTATGGATCAGCATATGTACCAATGGATGAGTCGTTAGGTTTTGTAGCGATTGATATAAGCGGACGATCTTATCTCGTGTTTCATGGTGAACTAACAAACCCGAAACTTGGAGATTATGATACGGAGTTAACAGAAGAATTTTTTAGAGCAGTTGCTCATGCTGCACATATCACATTACATGCCCGTATTTTATATGGAAGTAACACACATCACAAAATTGAAGCTTTATTTAAAGCGTTTGGTCGTGCGCTAAGGGAAGCGGTAAATAAAAATGACAAGATTGTAGGTGTAAATTCGACGAAGGGGATGTTGTAA
- a CDS encoding 2-hydroxyacid dehydrogenase family protein produces MAKILVAGNIPEIGLELLINHDIEMYNKEELISIEELAERVKDKDALLSLLSTKVTKEVIDAAPNLKIIANYGAGYDNIDYTYAGEKGIAVTNIPKVSTEATAELTFAILLAAARRIPEGDTLCRTTGFNGWAPLFFLGREVYGKTIGIIGLGEIGKAVAKRAKAFGMNVLYTGPNRKHEVENELEATYVTVEELLQTADFITINCAYNPNLHHMIDEEQFKMMKKTAYIVNVARGPIMNESALAHALETNEIEGAALDVFEFEPEITEKLKGLKNVVLTPHVGNATFETRDAMAEMAVRNILAVLNGEEPVTPVNQKVLVIK; encoded by the coding sequence GTGGCGAAAATATTAGTGGCAGGAAACATTCCAGAAATCGGGTTAGAATTATTAATAAATCATGATATAGAGATGTATAATAAAGAAGAATTAATTAGTATAGAAGAGTTAGCTGAACGTGTAAAAGATAAAGATGCATTGTTAAGCTTACTTTCTACGAAAGTAACGAAAGAAGTCATTGATGCAGCACCAAACTTGAAAATTATTGCGAATTATGGTGCTGGTTACGATAATATTGATTACACGTATGCTGGAGAAAAGGGGATTGCTGTAACAAATATACCGAAAGTGTCTACAGAAGCAACAGCAGAATTAACATTTGCGATTCTTTTGGCAGCAGCACGAAGAATTCCTGAAGGGGATACATTATGCCGTACGACTGGATTTAATGGCTGGGCACCGCTATTTTTCCTAGGACGAGAAGTATATGGGAAGACAATCGGAATCATTGGTCTTGGAGAAATTGGAAAAGCAGTTGCAAAACGCGCGAAGGCATTTGGAATGAACGTTTTATATACAGGACCCAATCGTAAACATGAAGTTGAGAATGAATTGGAAGCAACATATGTAACAGTAGAAGAGTTATTGCAAACGGCAGACTTTATTACAATTAACTGTGCGTACAATCCAAATTTGCATCATATGATTGATGAAGAACAATTTAAAATGATGAAGAAAACAGCGTATATTGTAAATGTTGCACGCGGTCCAATTATGAATGAATCTGCACTTGCTCATGCGCTAGAAACAAATGAAATTGAAGGTGCAGCTCTTGATGTGTTTGAATTTGAGCCGGAAATTACAGAAAAATTAAAAGGATTGAAAAATGTGGTGCTTACTCCTCATGTAGGGAATGCGACATTTGAAACACGAGATGCGATGGCTGAAATGGCAGTAAGAAATATTTTAGCTGTATTAAATGGTGAAGAACCTGTAACACCTGTGAATCAAAAAGTATTAGTTATAAAATAA
- the hisE gene encoding phosphoribosyl-ATP diphosphatase, translating to MEDALKLLFETIEERKRKPLPESYTNYLFSKGEDKILKKIGEECAEVIIASKNNDKEELVKEMVDVIYHCFVLLAAKNVSLEDVMQEVKERHGKLSRVGDRKEIDTL from the coding sequence ATGGAAGATGCCCTTAAATTATTATTTGAAACAATCGAAGAACGAAAGCGAAAGCCACTCCCAGAATCATATACAAATTATTTATTTTCAAAAGGAGAAGATAAAATTTTAAAAAAGATTGGTGAAGAGTGTGCGGAAGTAATTATCGCTTCTAAAAATAATGATAAGGAAGAACTAGTAAAAGAAATGGTTGATGTGATTTATCATTGCTTTGTTTTATTAGCTGCGAAAAATGTTTCATTAGAAGATGTAATGCAAGAAGTGAAAGAAAGACATGGGAAGCTTTCGAGAGTAGGGGACCGAAAAGAAATAGATACATTATAA
- a CDS encoding YezD family protein gives MGVRGHFDEVAEKIQTMLADMKYGSITIVVQDGKVIQLEKSEKVRLK, from the coding sequence GTGGGAGTGCGTGGACATTTTGACGAAGTAGCTGAAAAAATTCAAACGATGCTTGCTGATATGAAGTACGGTTCTATTACAATTGTTGTGCAAGATGGAAAAGTCATTCAGTTAGAAAAAAGTGAAAAGGTACGTTTAAAGTAA
- the pssA gene encoding CDP-diacylglycerol--serine O-phosphatidyltransferase has product MYRAAIPNLFTLGNLYSGFLSIGYASLGYYKSAAILVLIGMMLDSLDGRVARLLRVDSQMGKELDSLADVVTFGAAPAVLMYYTSFSNYGIIGLYIAGLFPLFGAYRLARFNVTPSSTSMKYFTGVPITAAGGLVAFLTLFSHTIPKIVLITVFVTFAFLMVSRIRIPSLKDVPIPRYSIIITLFLIGIIVTMYRTSFGNISVFLFIAIPLYILYMLSQFIRQRPSNKKRIDKEK; this is encoded by the coding sequence TTGTATAGAGCAGCCATTCCAAACTTATTTACGCTCGGAAATTTATATAGTGGATTTTTGTCAATCGGCTATGCATCTTTAGGATATTATAAATCAGCTGCTATTTTAGTACTGATCGGGATGATGTTAGATAGTCTTGATGGTCGTGTTGCTCGTTTATTGCGTGTTGATTCGCAGATGGGAAAAGAGCTTGACTCACTCGCAGATGTTGTAACATTTGGTGCAGCGCCCGCTGTTTTAATGTATTACACATCCTTTTCCAACTACGGAATCATTGGACTATACATAGCAGGATTATTCCCACTGTTCGGGGCATATCGCTTAGCACGATTTAACGTTACACCATCTTCTACTTCTATGAAATACTTCACTGGTGTTCCGATTACAGCAGCAGGAGGACTTGTTGCTTTCTTAACATTATTTTCACATACCATTCCAAAAATCGTTCTCATTACAGTATTCGTAACGTTCGCATTTTTAATGGTAAGTCGCATTCGTATCCCAAGTTTAAAAGATGTACCAATTCCACGATACAGTATAATCATTACACTATTTTTAATTGGAATCATTGTCACAATGTATAGAACAAGTTTCGGTAATATTTCTGTTTTCTTATTCATTGCCATCCCTCTTTACATTTTGTATATGCTTTCTCAATTTATTAGACAAAGACCGTCAAATAAAAAAAGAATAGATAAAGAAAAATAA
- the hisI gene encoding phosphoribosyl-AMP cyclohydrolase: MKPNFSKGLLPAVVIEEDTKEVLMLAYMNEEAYEKTLETKKTWFYSRSRQSLWNKGETSGNVQYVQSLYLDCDQDSIVVVVKQIGPACHTGEKTCFHYKII; the protein is encoded by the coding sequence ATGAAGCCTAATTTTTCAAAAGGACTGTTACCAGCTGTTGTGATAGAAGAAGATACGAAAGAGGTTTTAATGCTAGCTTACATGAATGAAGAAGCGTATGAAAAGACGTTGGAAACAAAAAAGACGTGGTTTTATTCTCGCTCAAGACAATCGTTATGGAATAAAGGAGAAACGTCTGGAAATGTACAATACGTTCAATCGCTTTATTTAGATTGTGATCAAGATTCAATTGTAGTTGTCGTAAAGCAAATAGGACCAGCTTGTCATACGGGAGAGAAAACGTGTTTTCACTACAAAATTATATAG
- the hisA gene encoding 1-(5-phosphoribosyl)-5-[(5-phosphoribosylamino)methylideneamino]imidazole-4-carboxamide isomerase: MEIFPAIDLKEGRCVRLYQGEFSKETVMNEDPVAQAVLFEKVGAQTLHIVDLDGAITGESVNLSVIESICKAVRIPVQVGGGVRSLEAVGKLLSVGVEKVILGTAALYDRSFLEEAVRLYKGKIIVGIDAKNGNVATRGWLDISEISYIDLAKQMESVGVQTIVFTDISRDGTLEGPNFEQLDLLQHAVSLRVIASGGVASIQDVKRLHDMNVYGVIIGKALYEKNVDLKEVLQVTKLC, translated from the coding sequence ATGGAAATCTTCCCAGCTATCGATTTAAAAGAAGGGCGATGCGTTCGGCTCTATCAAGGAGAGTTTAGTAAAGAAACGGTGATGAATGAAGATCCAGTCGCGCAAGCAGTATTGTTTGAAAAAGTAGGGGCGCAAACATTACACATTGTTGATTTAGATGGAGCAATTACTGGAGAGTCAGTAAACTTATCCGTTATTGAATCGATATGTAAAGCAGTCCGAATTCCAGTGCAAGTCGGAGGAGGAGTGAGGTCACTTGAGGCAGTTGGAAAATTATTGTCAGTAGGCGTAGAAAAAGTAATTTTAGGAACAGCTGCATTGTACGATAGATCATTTTTAGAAGAGGCGGTTCGCTTATATAAAGGGAAGATTATTGTTGGAATTGATGCGAAAAATGGGAACGTAGCAACGAGAGGTTGGTTAGATATTTCTGAAATTTCGTACATCGATTTAGCGAAACAAATGGAAAGTGTAGGTGTTCAAACGATTGTTTTTACAGACATATCGAGAGATGGAACGCTTGAGGGACCAAATTTTGAACAATTAGATTTGCTGCAACATGCCGTGTCACTTCGTGTTATCGCATCTGGTGGTGTCGCTTCTATTCAAGATGTGAAAAGGTTACATGATATGAATGTATACGGCGTTATTATTGGTAAAGCTCTTTATGAGAAAAACGTTGATTTAAAAGAAGTTTTGCAGGTAACGAAGTTATGTTAG
- a CDS encoding LTA synthase family protein: MLKHLFPKLRFALVAVVLLWIKTYIVYKLAFDIKIDNFFEEFMLFINPLASLLLFFGFSLLASKHRNRIIIGTSFILSFILFGNAMFYGFYNDFVTFPVLFQTNNMADLGTSIKELFTYKTLLLFADAIILMFISRKFPSFGDTTPLSRSEKRTFFSGVTALLALQIVVSVIYKPQLFSRSFDRQTVVKNLGLYTYHLFDITLQSKSSAERVFASGDGFSEIKNYVDTKDNQVDKSLFGAAKGKNVILISMESTQSFVINKKINGKEITPFLNEFIKDSFYFDNFYHQTGQGKTSDAEFIVENSLYPLDRGSVFFTHATNEYTATPEQLKKYGYSSAVFHSNDKTFWNRDVMYSALGYDRYFNLNDYVGTEQMSVGWGLKDKEFFEQSIPKLKSLPQPFYTKFITLTNHFPFLLNPEDKYVDEFNSESGVLNRYFPTVRYTDEALKLFINQLKAEGLYDNSVIVIYGDHYGISENHNAAMAQFLGKDAITPFDSMQLQRVPLIIHVPGQKGKVISKVSGQIDIKPTLLHLLGIKTNKSIEFGTDLFIKEKNPLMVMRDGSFVTEDYVYTKNMCYKRNTGEEVDVTLCQPYIEKAKTELKISDKLIYGDLLRFDPNNQYKTGTMTTKFE; encoded by the coding sequence ATGCTAAAACATTTGTTTCCAAAACTGCGATTTGCACTCGTTGCAGTCGTTTTATTATGGATTAAAACATATATTGTGTACAAGCTAGCTTTTGATATTAAAATTGATAATTTCTTCGAAGAATTTATGCTTTTCATTAATCCGCTAGCTTCCTTACTATTATTTTTCGGTTTCTCATTGTTAGCCTCAAAGCACCGCAATCGAATTATTATCGGAACTAGTTTTATACTGTCCTTTATTTTATTTGGAAACGCGATGTTCTACGGATTTTATAATGACTTTGTCACATTCCCTGTTTTATTCCAAACAAATAACATGGCTGATTTAGGGACAAGTATTAAAGAACTCTTTACGTATAAAACATTATTGCTATTTGCAGATGCAATTATTTTAATGTTTATTTCACGTAAGTTCCCATCATTTGGTGATACAACGCCACTTTCTCGCTCTGAGAAACGAACTTTCTTTAGTGGTGTAACAGCTCTATTAGCACTACAAATTGTTGTTTCAGTTATTTATAAGCCACAATTGTTCTCACGCTCATTTGATCGTCAAACTGTCGTGAAAAATTTAGGCTTATACACATATCATCTATTTGATATTACACTTCAATCTAAATCTTCTGCAGAACGTGTATTTGCAAGTGGAGATGGCTTTTCTGAAATAAAAAACTACGTAGATACTAAAGATAATCAAGTCGATAAAAGTTTATTCGGAGCAGCCAAAGGAAAAAATGTAATTTTAATTTCAATGGAATCTACACAAAGTTTTGTTATTAATAAAAAAATAAATGGAAAAGAAATTACTCCATTTTTAAATGAATTTATAAAAGATAGTTTTTATTTCGATAACTTCTACCATCAAACTGGACAAGGTAAAACATCCGATGCTGAATTTATCGTTGAAAACTCACTTTATCCGTTAGATCGTGGTTCTGTATTCTTTACTCATGCAACTAACGAATATACCGCAACACCAGAGCAATTAAAAAAATATGGGTACTCTTCTGCTGTATTCCATTCAAACGATAAAACATTTTGGAATCGTGATGTAATGTATTCAGCACTTGGATATGATCGTTATTTTAATTTAAATGATTACGTAGGTACGGAGCAAATGTCTGTCGGCTGGGGATTAAAAGATAAAGAGTTCTTTGAACAATCTATTCCAAAGCTAAAATCTTTACCACAACCGTTCTACACAAAATTTATTACATTAACAAATCATTTCCCGTTCCTTCTAAATCCGGAAGATAAATATGTTGATGAGTTTAATTCTGAAAGTGGCGTATTAAATCGCTATTTCCCGACGGTTCGCTACACAGATGAAGCCCTTAAATTATTTATTAATCAATTAAAAGCAGAAGGATTATACGATAATTCAGTTATCGTCATTTATGGGGATCATTACGGTATTTCTGAAAACCATAATGCAGCTATGGCTCAATTCCTTGGGAAAGACGCAATTACACCGTTCGATTCTATGCAATTGCAACGCGTCCCTCTTATTATTCATGTGCCTGGTCAAAAAGGAAAAGTCATTTCTAAAGTATCCGGACAAATTGATATTAAACCGACACTGCTTCATTTACTTGGCATTAAAACGAATAAATCGATCGAATTTGGAACCGACTTATTTATAAAAGAAAAAAATCCGCTTATGGTTATGCGTGATGGTAGTTTTGTAACAGAAGATTATGTATACACAAAAAACATGTGTTATAAAAGAAACACCGGTGAAGAAGTGGATGTAACATTATGTCAACCATATATTGAGAAAGCAAAAACAGAATTAAAAATCTCCGATAAACTTATTTATGGAGATTTATTACGGTTTGACCCTAACAATCAATATAAGACAGGGACAATGACAACGAAATTCGAATAA
- the hisF gene encoding imidazole glycerol phosphate synthase subunit HisF — protein sequence MLAKRIIPCLDVKDGRVVKGVNFTQLQDVGNPVEIAALYNEAGADEIIFLDITATHEGRKTIIDVVEETAAKVFIPLTVGGGISNVHDMYALLRAGADKVSINSAAVRNPKLIGEGAEHFGSQCIVIAIDARKVAEGKWNVYVNGGRADTGMDAIEWAKRAVQLGAGEILLTSMDADGTKDGYDLHLTEAISSSVSVPVIASGGCGNADHIIEVFQKTSVHAALAASIFHYSEATVQEVKRKLRLANIGVRL from the coding sequence ATGTTAGCGAAGCGAATTATCCCATGTTTAGATGTGAAAGATGGGCGTGTTGTAAAAGGCGTAAATTTTACCCAGCTGCAAGACGTCGGTAACCCTGTTGAAATAGCAGCTTTGTACAATGAAGCGGGTGCAGATGAAATTATTTTTTTAGATATTACTGCGACACATGAAGGACGAAAAACGATTATAGATGTTGTAGAAGAAACGGCTGCAAAAGTATTTATTCCTCTTACAGTTGGGGGTGGAATTTCGAATGTTCATGATATGTACGCTTTATTAAGAGCCGGTGCGGATAAAGTTTCTATTAACTCAGCAGCAGTGCGAAATCCGAAATTAATCGGGGAAGGTGCAGAACATTTTGGATCGCAATGCATTGTCATAGCAATCGATGCTAGAAAAGTAGCAGAAGGTAAATGGAATGTATATGTAAATGGCGGAAGAGCTGATACAGGAATGGATGCGATAGAATGGGCAAAACGTGCTGTGCAATTGGGAGCAGGGGAAATTTTGCTGACGAGTATGGATGCAGATGGAACGAAGGACGGATACGATTTACATTTAACAGAGGCTATTTCAAGTAGTGTTTCTGTACCAGTTATCGCATCAGGTGGATGTGGAAATGCCGATCATATTATAGAAGTATTTCAAAAAACATCGGTTCATGCAGCGTTAGCAGCATCGATTTTTCATTATAGTGAAGCTACTGTACAAGAGGTGAAAAGAAAATTACGATTGGCGAATATTGGGGTGAGATTATGA
- a CDS encoding DUF3888 domain-containing protein: protein MKKLFCLIICSSFILFSSPVTFAAQYDAPLMEDALYSVLFPKINEAIEKQYGKLKPYDCPKIISLKKLYSGTYLFQAVIEVTKYESGIGGKVLPPFEKISITFNNDEGEWTVTKVIVKRLPNDTKLNCKKTI from the coding sequence ATGAAAAAATTATTTTGTCTTATAATATGCAGCAGTTTTATACTTTTTTCTTCTCCTGTTACTTTTGCTGCACAATACGATGCACCGTTAATGGAAGATGCTCTCTATTCTGTGTTGTTTCCAAAAATAAATGAAGCCATTGAAAAACAATATGGAAAATTAAAGCCGTATGATTGTCCGAAAATTATTAGTTTGAAAAAACTTTATAGTGGCACATATTTGTTTCAAGCAGTAATAGAAGTGACGAAGTATGAATCGGGAATAGGTGGGAAAGTACTTCCGCCATTTGAGAAAATAAGTATTACATTTAACAATGACGAAGGGGAATGGACTGTTACGAAAGTAATTGTAAAACGCTTACCAAATGATACGAAGTTGAACTGTAAAAAAACAATATAA
- the lysA gene encoding diaminopimelate decarboxylase: MYLHGTSRINGQGHLEIGGCDTTQLAQQYGTPLYVYDEESIRGKCRAFHRAFEESGFSYQVAYASKAFLCMEMCRVAREENMSLDVVSGGELYTALQAGFPASRIHFHGNNKTEEEIIMALHAGIGCFVVDNFFELEVLHDLAVQYGKFVNILIRVTPGVEAHTHEYITTGQDDSKFGFGVSTGQAMQAIQIALEKSNYNVLGIHSHIGSQIFETAGFVRTIEVLRKFLEEVREQLNYVVKVLNVGGGFGIRYTESDTPLTLETYVHAVTNAVREQFTLCEYPLPEIWIEPGRSIVGDAGTTIYTVGAVKEIPGIRKYVSVDGGMTDNLRPALYGARYEAMLANRGNDENEELVSIAGKCCESGDMLIWDINLPKVVTSDLLAISCTGAYGYSMANNYNRIRRPAVVFAKGGTSQIVVERETYENIIGNDRIRIKELV; the protein is encoded by the coding sequence ATGTATTTACACGGCACAAGCCGAATCAATGGGCAAGGGCACTTAGAAATTGGAGGATGCGATACAACGCAGCTAGCACAACAATATGGAACACCACTTTATGTATACGATGAAGAATCTATTCGAGGAAAGTGTCGCGCGTTTCATCGTGCTTTTGAGGAAAGTGGTTTTTCTTATCAAGTAGCATATGCAAGCAAGGCGTTCTTGTGCATGGAGATGTGCCGAGTAGCTCGTGAAGAAAACATGTCTTTAGATGTCGTTTCTGGAGGGGAATTATATACAGCTTTACAAGCTGGATTTCCAGCATCACGTATTCATTTTCACGGGAATAATAAAACAGAAGAAGAGATCATTATGGCTTTGCATGCAGGGATTGGTTGTTTTGTAGTAGATAATTTCTTTGAATTAGAAGTATTACATGACTTAGCGGTACAGTATGGAAAATTCGTTAACATATTAATTCGTGTAACGCCAGGAGTAGAGGCACATACACACGAATATATAACAACAGGGCAAGACGATTCGAAATTTGGTTTCGGTGTTTCGACTGGTCAGGCGATGCAAGCTATTCAAATTGCACTTGAAAAATCAAATTACAATGTGCTAGGAATTCATTCTCACATCGGATCACAAATTTTTGAGACGGCGGGGTTTGTTCGAACGATTGAAGTGCTACGTAAATTTTTAGAAGAAGTGAGAGAACAATTAAATTATGTAGTGAAAGTTTTAAATGTGGGCGGAGGATTTGGTATACGATATACGGAATCTGATACACCGTTAACACTTGAAACATATGTGCACGCTGTAACAAATGCGGTAAGGGAACAGTTTACATTATGTGAATACCCGCTTCCGGAAATTTGGATTGAGCCAGGTCGTAGTATCGTAGGTGATGCAGGGACAACAATTTATACAGTTGGAGCGGTGAAAGAGATTCCAGGTATTCGTAAATACGTTTCAGTTGATGGTGGAATGACAGATAATTTACGACCTGCTTTATATGGGGCACGTTATGAGGCGATGCTAGCAAATCGAGGAAATGATGAGAATGAAGAACTTGTTTCGATCGCTGGGAAATGTTGCGAAAGTGGGGATATGCTTATTTGGGATATTAATTTGCCGAAAGTAGTAACTTCTGATTTATTGGCGATCTCTTGTACAGGAGCATATGGTTACTCTATGGCGAATAATTATAATCGTATCCGTAGACCAGCTGTAGTGTTTGCAAAAGGTGGAACATCACAAATTGTTGTAGAGCGCGAAACATATGAAAATATTATTGGGAACGATCGCATACGCATTAAAGAGCTTGTGTGA
- the hisH gene encoding imidazole glycerol phosphate synthase subunit HisH translates to MIAIIDYGMGNIRSVEQALKFIGTEYIVTDDKEEILRSDGVILPGVGAFPKGMDILEEKGLVSMLKKLGDSGKPLLGICLGMQLLFEKSEEIKICNGLSLLPGVIRKLKVPYKIPHMGWNELKKEREMPLWNGVEDGSFVYYVHSYYADCPNEIVYGSSQYGVQVPGFVVKGNIYGAQFHPEKSGEIGMQMLKNFKGVVEEWKSSQLSI, encoded by the coding sequence TTGATTGCCATTATAGACTATGGAATGGGGAATATCCGCAGTGTGGAACAAGCATTAAAGTTTATTGGAACAGAGTACATTGTAACAGACGATAAAGAGGAAATATTGAGAAGTGATGGGGTTATTTTGCCAGGGGTCGGAGCATTTCCGAAAGGGATGGATATTTTAGAAGAAAAGGGTTTAGTATCTATGCTAAAGAAACTTGGGGATTCAGGAAAGCCACTCCTCGGAATATGTTTAGGGATGCAGCTTCTATTTGAAAAAAGTGAGGAAATAAAAATTTGTAACGGACTCAGTTTATTACCAGGTGTGATTCGAAAATTAAAAGTCCCTTATAAAATACCACATATGGGCTGGAATGAATTGAAGAAAGAAAGAGAAATGCCACTTTGGAATGGAGTAGAAGACGGCTCGTTTGTATATTATGTTCACTCTTATTATGCGGATTGTCCGAATGAAATTGTGTACGGTTCGAGTCAATATGGGGTACAAGTACCTGGTTTTGTAGTAAAAGGAAATATATATGGTGCACAGTTTCACCCTGAAAAAAGTGGTGAAATTGGAATGCAAATGTTAAAAAACTTTAAAGGGGTGGTAGAAGAATGGAAATCTTCCCAGCTATCGATTTAA